A stretch of DNA from Opisthocomus hoazin isolate bOpiHoa1 chromosome 15, bOpiHoa1.hap1, whole genome shotgun sequence:
GGCTGAGAGCCCGCCAGGCCCTGTCACCAGTACCGCCAGGTCCCCATCACCACCGCTGTCATCTGGGTGGAAGCCCCCCTGAGTTGGGTCCCAGCCACTCTGGCAGGAGTGGGTTTGGCATCCGCCGGTGCCTGTTGTTTTACCCCCTGGGGGGTCCCCTgcatgggggggacacagggtgaGGTGGTGGCTGTCACCCAGATTGGTGGCACCGCGGGCCGGCACACCGGGAAGAAGGCAGCAGAGCGGGTCAGGAccggggcaggcaggggaaggTGTGCCCGGCGGGCAGACATCTTGGCACGGCACTCCCGGATATGGGACGGGTACCCCGTGGGGCACTGCAGTGgcttttgggtgccaccgtcccCACCCTGTGCGGCTCCTTCTGCCGCTGCTTGCCCTGGGGCTAGCCACAGCCCGGGGCCATCCCCGCCGCctcggggctgctgggggccacaGAGCAGGGTCCCCACCGCCGTGAGACCAGCAGCTATGGCCGCTGCGCCAGGGGAGGGCGGCGGAAGCCCAGACGCGGCTTCCATGGGTACCCAGGCGACTGGGACCTCTGTGCCCTCTGCCGCGGCCACCATGGTGGCGGGTCCCAGTGCCGCTGGTGATGGTGACACCAtgggctgctgggtggcctgGTGGGTGTCCCCATCACCTGGTCTGCATCCCCACGGTGGCCATCACCCCGTGACCGTGCCGCCGGGGCACCCTGGCACCGGCTGGGCGGCTCCCAGGCGGCAAGGCCAGCGCGTGCCACGGTGTTGCACTTGCACCGAGCGGCATGGCGTAGCCTTCACCCTCCCGGCAGCGCCGTGGGAGCCGCTCGCAGCCTCCAAGGCGGAATTTTTGGAGCAAATAAAGGGAAAACCACAGCGGCCAGGTGCAACCCTGCCCAGCACCCGAGAGCGGCTATTTTTAGTGCCGGAGTTGATTGAAATTCATGGAGGAAAGGGGCCAGGGAAGCGCGGTGACGGCGACGGCCATCACCAGCCATGAGTTGCGGTGCGTCGTGCTGGTGGAGTGTTCGGCCCCGGATGGCACACGGTGGGTGCCGGCCCGTGGGGTGCGGCGAGGCTGGGgtgcgggaggccgggcgggcagcggggtggCGGGTGGGTGCGGGGGCAGCTTTGAGGGGGCTCCCAACTCCCTGGGGAGAGACCCTGGGCCCCCGTCGGGGGCTCTGTGCTTGGGGGAGACCTCGGGCATCTCCCACTGGGGCACACGGCAGCTGCTGAGGGTCCCCGAGAGCAGCCGAGTCCCCGGTGCGGTGCGGTGTGGTGCGGTGCAATGCCGGTGCGGTgccggtgcggtgcggtgcggtgccgGTGCATTCCTCCCCCTAGGGGTCGGTGTGCCGCGGCGCGGGAGGCGGTGCTGGAGGCGGTGCGGGAGGCGGCGCGGTCCTGCGCACGgtccggggggcggccggggcacGGCGGGGAACGGGGACCGCCGCGGGCCCGGGTGAgtgcggccggggcggggggtggcgggagccccggggcgggaggggaggcgggcggcggagcccgggCTTGGGGGGAGCGGTGCCGAGGCTGCCGGTCCCGGCCCCGCGGTTGCCCCGAGCCCGCCGCGGCTCCGGCGTCTCCCGTTTCTCCCGGCAGCACGACCGGCCGGACCCCCCGGGCAGCGCCGGAGCCCACCCTGCCCCGGCCGGACCCCCCCGGCCGGTGTGAGCTGCCCCGGTGCCGGgatggggcagggacccccgtaCCCCGGGGTTCCCCGTGCTCACGGGGtgtcccctcccgccccgcgcccTGCCGCTGCCCCCCGACCTGGGGGGTGGGTGAGAAGCCCCCCGGGGGGGCTTATGGCCTCCCGCAGCCAGCCCTCTTCCCTGTCAGCAGGGGTGCCCGTGTCCCCTGGGGAGGctccagtgtcccccagtgctcccagcgaCACCCCTGTGTCCCCAGCTGGGCAAGCTGTCCCCAGACAGGACCCCCCCTGTGAGCCCCCACCTGCCCCCTCCGAGGCCTGATGCCCCATTCAGAGTGACTGCCTGGGGGGCTCacgtcccctccctgccccgtggggctgggggccacgGCCAGGAGACCCCTGAACTGCTCCATCACCCAccctgagcatccccagccccggctggagtgggggccggggggcgagcagGGTGGCCTGGCAGTGCCAGCGGCCGGGACGGGTGCTGGGGGTACCCTGGGGTGGGGGCTCCGGCTCTGGTCCAGGGAAGGGACGTCCCACGCCAGGGACATCAAcacgggcactccctgggagcagCCCCCCGGGGTCGGCCAGAACCTGGGTGCCCAGGGGCGGGTCCCCACGGGCATTGGCAAGTCTGATCCCATCCCGGCATCCCGGCATCCCTCTTGCTGCCCTGGCCACCGCGGTTGGGTGTGGATGTGGCACCCCAAAGGGAGGGCACTGTATTTTGGAGGGGGGAACACGTGCGCTCCAAGACAGCTGCCTAGGGGTGCGGGGGTCTGCCTGGCAGGGAAGGGGTTAACGCCTTGGGGGTTTCGGGGTGCCGGGGTGTCCCCAGCCGGgcacacccaggctgctcctTGCACCGCTGACCTCACACCACTGCCATGGCAACGGCTCATGAAGTCACCGGTGCCGACAGCGGGGCGGCTGCCTCGAGCGTGGGGTGATGCGATGGGAGTGTGGGAAGGCTGCCGAGCACCATCCCCCCTGCTCTCACcacctctccccccccacccccgggtcTCCCCAGAATGAGCTGTGCCCCCGCCAGCGCCGACGCCTGACCCGCGCCCTGCCCGGGCCGCCATGCTCATCAAGGAGTACCGCATCTGCATGCCGCTCACCACCGAGGAGGtgagtggggggctggggggggccagggctgcctgtgaccccgcggccgggcaggggagggaggtgTCGGTTGGGAAGAGGGGTGCAGAGGCCGTGGGTGCCAGGGACAGCTTGGCTGCAGGGACCCCACCGATggagggggctgtgggtgggGGGCTCATACCCACAGCAGTGTGTGCCAGGGGATGGGGGCTGCACGACACCGTGGCCCCCCTTTGCTATCCCCTCGtggtgttggacttgatgagcttagaggtcttttccagccctaatgattctatggttctgtggcTTGTGGCAGGGACCGTCTGCCTTCGCTGAGCCACCGACGTCTGCTTTGGCCACAGCCGTTGGGCTCGGGGTGCTCGATGCGAGTGCTGAGCCGTGTTTTGGGGTGAGCAAGGGGCCACGTCCCATCCCTGGGCACGGTGACCTTGGGGTGTGGAGCCCTGTGGCAGCACTGGGGGCTGCTCACGGGCAGCTGAGTCCCAGGACCGCGGGACGAGCCAGCGGGCGAAGGGCACCAGGGCTTTGGGTGCCCGTGGCACTGCGGTGCTCGGGGCGGCTGCTCAGATGGGGAGTGTGGGCTCAGTCCCTGCTCCGCAGGGAGCCCGAATCCCGGTCGGCAACCAGCAGCGATAGCCGGCAGCCAGCGGCATCCCCGGCCAAAGGTCGCTCATGAGCGCCTGGCGCCAGCGGGGCCGTTTCGGGGAGCAGGGAGCCGCGGCGGCAGTGCCCACGCCAGGCAGCGCCAGCCCTCCCCGGGCACCGGCAGTTTGGTGTTTGCACCTGGGGAAGGTTTCCGATTAGCAGAGAGCAGCGATAAGATCGTGCTGGCGATGAGGGTGATGGATGGGATCTTCAGCGGAACAATAAAACACTCATTGCGCAGCTGCATCATCAAATAtgagcacacacacatatatatacatatatctatatatctctttatatatatatatagagagagagttTTCCCTGGCTCCTGGGCTGGTTGCTGAGCAGAAAGCCTCCAGGCACTCTGTGAGGCACTCGgatgctggggaagagcagggagGGCAGGATCCAGCGCTCGGCCGAGTGCTGGAGCAGCTCAGGGGCAGGAGGGTTGAAGCAGGGTGCCCTGGGAGACCCCTGCCCGCCGAACGCCTCGGGGTTCATCACCTCTTtgcaccgtgcctcagtttcccctctcaGCGGTGCGGCTGGAAACCTGTCAGCCCGGCAAAGAGGATCCCGTCCCGGCGCGGTGCCGGGAGGGTGCCGGGGCAGGGGACGGCAGCGCTGAGGCCGGGCGCTGTGGTTGCAGTACCGCGTGGGGCAGCTCTACACCATCAGCAAGCACAGTCACCAGGAGAGTGAGAAGGGCGAGGGCGTGGAGGTGGTGAAGAACGAGCCCCACGAGGACCCCGTCCACGGCCCCGGCCAGTTCACCGAGAAGCGTGTCCACCTCTCCAGGTGAGGCTGCGGCTCCGGCAAGggatgctggctggggagggggccccGGCTCTGTGGGGCAGCACCGCAGTGGGGGGCAtgggcaggcagcggggtggccccatccctccctccaaaATTCCCGGGGAAAATCCTTTCCGGGTCCTTGACAATTTGCGGTGTGGCTGCACCCATCTCCCGGGGGCACATCTGTCTTTGGGGGCTGCACCCAACTTTGGGGGCTGTGCCTGTCTCTCAGGGTGCCTGAGGTGCACTTACCTGGGGGGCTGCACCCATCTCCTGGGGTGCGCCCATCACCCAGGGTGCACCCATCTCCAGGGGCTGCACCCATCTCCTGGGGTGCACCCATCACCCAGGGTGCACCCATCTCCAGGGGCTGCACCCATCTCCTGGGGTGCACCCATCTCCAGGGCATGAACCTGTCTCCCAGGTGTGCACCCATCCCTGGGGGCTGCACCCCTCTCCAGGTATCGGTGGGTGTCTCGGCtacggcgcggggctcggcggggatgcccaggctgctgctcagtccatccctgggggtgtcccCGCGTCCCCTCACACAACCCCCTGGGCATCACTGGCACCCGGTGCTGccgtccccgcgtccccaccGCCGGCTGCGGCACGCCGTGGTGCGGGCATCGGCTGCTCCCCCGCTGGGGAGTCGCTGGCGTTAGACGGGCTATTTTTAGCTGCGGCACTCACGATTCCTCGCTGGGAGATGGTATTTATAACGCCTGCAAATTAATCAAAACTCACCTCCCGGCTCCCCTGGGGGCCTGATCCTGCGCTGGGAGCGTGGGCAGCCACGtggtgctgggcaggggtgcCTGGGGGCAGTGGGGGTACCACGGGGTCCTGGCcctgagggggctggggggttcTGGGGAGAGGATGGGGGCACTGCGGTAGAGGTGAGGGTCCTGGGGAGGTGGCAAGGGTCACTGGGGAGGTCTGGGGGTGCAAGTGATGGTCTTGGGGTACAGATGAGGGTCCTGGGGGGGTAGCAGGGGTCACTGGCAGGGGTTCTGGGGTGCAGATGAGGGTCCTGGGGAGATAGCAGGGGTCCAtaggggggtccccagggtggagGTGAGGGTCCTGGGGAGGTAGCAGGGGTCACTGGGGATGTCTGGGGGTGCAAGTGATGGTCTTGGGATGCAGATGAGGGTCTTGGGGAGGTGGCAGGGGTCACTGGGGGCGTTCTGGGGTGCAGGTGAGGGTCCTGAGGAGGTGGCAGGGGTCCCTAGGGGAGTCCCCAGGGTGGAGGTGAGGGTCCTGGGGAGGTAGCAGGGGTCACTGGGGATGTCTGGGGGTGCAAGTGATGGTCTTGGGATGCAGATGAGGGTCTTGGGGAGGTGGCAGGGGTCACTGGGGGCGTTCTGGGGTGCAGGTGAGGGTCCTGAGGAGGTGGCAGGGGTCCCTAGGGGAGTCCCCAGGGTGGAGGTGAGGGTCCTGGGGAGGTAGCAGGGGTCACTGGGGAGGTCCGGGGGTGCAAGTGATGGTCTTGGGGTGCAGGTGAGGGTCCTGTGGAGGTAGCAGGGGTTCCTCGGGGAGTCCCTGGGCTGGAGGTGAGGGTgtgtggggggtgctggggtgaaggTGAAGGTtcctggggaggggatgggggtcccAGAGCCAGGGCCGAGCTGTGGGGGGCTGCGTTcggtggagcagggctgggtggcactgggcagggctgtgcccgcCGGCCGTATCCTGCTCCGAGTGCAGCCCCCCCTGTCGTGGTCCCCTGCAGCAAACTGCCGAGCTGGGCGCGGGCAGTGACCCCCCGCATCTTCTACATCACGGAGAAGGCCTGGAACTACTACCCCTACACCATCACCGGTGAGCCCCGGGCAGGGCGCGGGGACGGGCACCCGGGCACCCTGCCCCTCTCCGGCGGCGGcagggggggggctgccgggagagCCTGGCCGTGGCCGCTTCCCGGTCTCACCGTTCCCTCTCTCCCCCACGATTCCACCCGATGATGCCACCCCGTGATGCTGACGTGCCATGGTACCTGTGCAGAGTACACGGTGAGGAGGTGGCTTGGGGACCCCTGGCCCCTTCCCCAGAACCTGGcatggctgggggggggacacgggggtgaGCATCCCCTGGGGGTGGGTGTCCCCTGGGGTcagcatttttagagctgggcgtTCTGTGGGGCTGGGCATGCCTTGGGGCTGGGTGTCCCTTGGGGTGGGCATCTCTCAGGGTGCGTGTCCCTTGGGACTGGGTGTCCCTTGGGGCTGGGTGTCCCGGGGATTGGGCGGCCCTCCGGATGGGCATCCCTCGGGGCCAGCTGACGGCCGTTCCCTGCAGTGCTCCTTCCTGCCCAAGTTCTCCATCTACATCGAGACCAAGTACGAGGACAACTGCGGGGACAGCGAGAATGTGAGTCTGCGCGGCAGCCGAGACCTGGCAAACTCGTTGCAGGGGTGATGCACACATGCGCGGCTGGTGCCTCTCaaccttccttcccctccccagatCTTCTGCAGTGATAAAATCCTGGGTGACCACGAGGTCTCCTTCCTGGACATCGCCTTCGACGAGATCCCCGAGCGTTACTACCGCAGCCTGGAGGTAGCATGGGGGGGGGGCTCCTCTGAACCACCCCCTTGTCCCCTGTCCCCGAGGGGGGGCTCAcggccccgctctgctcccccaggacccccgttTCTTCAGCTCGGCCAAGACGGGCCGGGGGCCGCTGCGGGAGGGCTGGCGCCAGCACACCCAGCCCATCATGTGCTCCTACAAGCTGGTGAACGTCAAGTTCGAGGTGTGGGGGCTGCAGACACGGGTGGAGCAGTTCGTGCAcaaggtgaggggggggggggctccaggatggggagggggggaaggggacattgggggggggggtgtcagtgaCAGGGTGCTGACCCCCGCGGTGCGTGGCAGGTGATCCGGGACATCCTGCTGATCGGGCACCGGCAGGCTTTCGCCTGGGTGGACGAGTGGTGCGGTGAGTCCGCGGGGCCACCCCCGCGCTGCCGGTGACGATCCCTGGGGTGGCCCCCAACCCCAgggtgggagggggctgcgggttTAACCGCCGATGCCACTAACCCCACGGGCAGCTCCCGCTCTTCCACCAGCCCCCCTGCTTCCTATGCTGCCTGCTCCGCTCCACTCCCCCTGCCCTCACGCCTGCCTGcacgcccgcacgctgcccgCTCCCCTGCATGCCCGGGGAGGGCTtggctgaagggggggggggggggcgaggagaggagctccagcacccctgcctgtgctgcctgcacccCCGGCCTGGCAGGGAGACATGCTGCGGGCGGCTGCCGCGTGGGGACGCGGGGATGGGAGCCTTGGGTTTGGCGatggccggcggcgggcgcggggccgtcGCGGTGAGCGGCTCTCTGCCTTCCAGACATGTCCCTGGAAGAGGTCCGGGCCTTCGAGACTCAGATGCAAGTGGCCACAAACCAAAAGCTGGGGAGCCAGCACCCCTAAGCCCTGCTGCGCGGGCAGCCCTGCCGCATGCTGCCTGCAGgcgggtgcaggcaggggggctTGTGCACGGCGCACGCCgagccccccctgcaccccgcagtGGAGGGTCCCCCCCCGACCAGCTccctccccgcgcagcccctgcccgcgctgcctgcccGTTGCTTCCCCTCTGCTGGTGCCCGAGCCAGGGGCTGGCTGCGCTGCCCAgcgtcccccctccctgcccgtccccctgtcccccgcccctgtccccttcccagcacccagctcggggggggggggggggctggcacgCGGGGTGCAGGCTGCCCCGGGATGACGGGGTGCAGGACGCGGCCGTGCCGAGCGGCCCCAAGCCCGGGGCTGGCTGCGCTGCCCAgcgtcccccctccctgcccgtccccctgtcccccgcccctgtccccttcccagcacccagctcggggggggggggggctggcacgCGGGGTGCAGGCTGCCCCGGGATGACGGGGTGCAGGACGCGGCCGTGCCGAGCGGCCCCAAGCCCGGCTGTGCTCGGCAGGGATGACGATGGAGGAGGTGCGGCGCTACGAGCGGGAGACGCAGGAGGCCACCAACGAGCTCATCGGCCTGGTGGCACCGGCCATCTCGGTCAGCGAGGTGGGGCAGCCCACGGCCACGCGCTCAGCCCCCACCAGCGCACCGTCCACCCCGCTCGGCGACGAGGCTCCCGATTTCCTCGCTCCCCCCAAGACTCGCCCACGCAAGAAGTCGGCGCCAGAGACCCTGACGCTGCCTGCAGTGTGGGAACGTGCCGGCGCCGAGTGACGCTGCCGGTGCCACACCGTGCCACCTCCCCGGCCGGACCGCACCAGCTCCGCCGCCCACCATGGCCCCCACGACAGGCGCCGTCCCCGGGGAGGAACCTGCTGTCGGGGCGTGGGGAGCCCTGGGGGGGTACCGACCTCCCCAAGCCATCATGGGTGCCCACGCAGGACGTTGCCACCATCACCGTGCTGGACCAGCTGCCTGTGCAGGGAGGGGACACCAGGCCGGCGCGGGTCCCCGGCAGTGGCGGGCGATGCTGAGGGGCCGGTTCGCCCGGTGCTGCCCACCCCAGTTTCTCCAGGGGCTGCCAAGCGTGCCGTGGCTGGGCGCCGGGCTGAGTGGCTGCGGCGCTCGGCAAGCGATGCTGGAGCACCTCCGGCAATGGGCACAGCGCCTGACAGCAACAGTGACAGCTGGGTGCCcaggctggggctccctgggggACCCCCGGGCCACACAGCCCCGTGCAAGGCAGGTCCCGCAGTCGGGGGTCCCCCTCGCTGTCCCTCCGGGGGCTGTGGCCACCTgaggtggggctggggcaggctcaGCCCTCCGTTTTCCTTGGGAAAACAAAGGCCTTTTCGGAAATAAAAGCTGGAGACACAGCGGCCGGTTGCCGGAGGTGGTTTATTCGGCTCCACGGAGGTGGGCCGTgcctgtgccggggtgctgcatCCCTTGGGACTGGGTGCATGCAGCGAGGGATGGTCGGATCCCCCATCCCAAGGCAGGGTCCTGGGGGTCGAGGTGGGCAGGATGGCGCTGGCTGCAGGAGGgtcagcccagccccggggcgaTGCCCCCAGCCACACCGGTGGCACTGGGCTCCTCTCCGTGCCAGCCATCACCATCCTCCAGCTCCTCGGCACCCGGCAGAGCCGACGCTGCCGGCCCCAGCAGGGCGATGTAGAAGGAGCTGCAGTAGACGGGTGCCTTGTTGGGGCTGGAGTAGACCTGCTCGGGCCGCAGCGAGGCGAAGGGGTTGGCGGCGTAGCCCATGATGTGCATCTCGAGCTCCACCAGGATCTGCAGGGAAGACTTCAGCTCCTGCTCGCTGCCGGGAGAGAGGGAGGACGGGCCCGTTACCGGCCGGCTGTGCCGGCAtgctgggggcagcggggctgtgctcacCTGTAGACGGTGAAGAGGACAGGCAGGCGGTagtcccgcagcagcagcagggtgggcAGCCAGCCTGCCAGCAGGTCCGGGCAGGCGTGGAAACCTGCGGGGATGCAGCAGTGAGGGTCtcacctcacctccatcccgccccagccccggggagagaTGGCTCTAACGGCACCCACTCCATGCCAGAGACCCTCGGGGCACGCGGTGATGCCGGCAGTGGGGCTTGGCAGCACTTAGCAAGGTGGGTCCTGTCTCCCCACCACCCCCGGCTCTGGGTCCTGGGCTGAGCCACCGCACCGAGCCCTGAAAGCAGGGCCCCCTTTGGGTGCTGCTCACCCTGCTGTGGGTGGCACAGGCTGAGTGCTTGGGGGGGGTACGAGGCAGCTGAGCCCCCCGGGGGTCACCCCAGCTGCTCTGGCTGCCCGTTGAGGCTTGGTCCAAAGCCCTGGGGAtgtcctgagccaccagcaggcTC
This window harbors:
- the LOC142363234 gene encoding cytoplasmic phosphatidylinositol transfer protein 1-like isoform X1 produces the protein MLIKEYRICMPLTTEEYRVGQLYTISKHSHQESEKGEGVEVVKNEPHEDPVHGPGQFTEKRVHLSSKLPSWARAVTPRIFYITEKAWNYYPYTITEYTCSFLPKFSIYIETKYEDNCGDSENIFCSDKILGDHEVSFLDIAFDEIPERYYRSLEDPRFFSSAKTGRGPLREGWRQHTQPIMCSYKLVNVKFEVWGLQTRVEQFVHKVIRDILLIGHRQAFAWVDEWCGMTMEEVRRYERETQEATNELIGLVAPAISVSEVGQPTATRSAPTSAPSTPLGDEAPDFLAPPKTRPRKKSAPETLTLPAVWERAGAE
- the LOC142363234 gene encoding cytoplasmic phosphatidylinositol transfer protein 1-like isoform X2, with the protein product MLIKEYRICMPLTTEEYRVGQLYTISKHSHQESEKGEGVEVVKNEPHEDPVHGPGQFTEKRVHLSSKLPSWARAVTPRIFYITEKAWNYYPYTITEYTCSFLPKFSIYIETKYEDNCGDSENIFCSDKILGDHEVSFLDIAFDEIPERYYRSLEDPRFFSSAKTGRGPLREGWRQHTQPIMCSYKLVNVKFEVWGLQTRVEQFVHKVIRDILLIGHRQAFAWVDEWCDMSLEEVRAFETQMQVATNQKLGSQHP